In Sphaerisporangium krabiense, the DNA window ATGAACCTGATCTCCCAGAAGCTGCCCTCGGCGTCCAGCGAGGACTGACCCGGCTTCGGTAGGGCGCGGATCCGGTCGCGGATCCGCGCCCTACGCTTTTCAGGGACGGACACCCGTGGTACCGGTGACGGGCACACGTGGCGCCGGCGAGGGAACCGGAGCGGGAGGCGCGACGACAGGCGCCATCACGCAGGATGAAGATGACCGGAAAGATCCGATAGGAGAGCGAACATGGCCGCACCGCCCGAGGAGGAGTCACTCGGCGCCCTCGTCGCCCAGGCGACAAACCACATATCCACCCTGGTCCGCGCCGAGATCGAGCTGGCCAAGTCCGAGCTCAAGTTCGACGCCAAGCGGGTCGGCACGGCCGCGGGTCTCTTCGGCGTGGCGGCGTTCATGCTGCACCTGTGCCTGATCCTCGCGTCGTTCGCGATCGCCTACGGGCTGGTGCAGCTCGGCATGATGCGCTGGCTGGCCTTCACGATCGTCACCGCCTTCTACCTGATCGTGGCCCTGCTGCTCGGGTACGTCGGCTACCGCCGCCTGAAGGGCCTCACCGGCATGAAGCGGACGGCGCGCAGCCTGAAGAACCTCAGGGAGGTCGTCGACCTGGAGGACGGGTCCGCCGCGCCGAACGGCCACCGCGCCGAGCCGTACGGGGCCGGGACGGTGGGCCACCACCGGGTGCCGGTGGGCACCGAGACCGGCTCGCCCGATCCCGGGCACACGAGCCCGCGGCCGTGAGTCCCGCCATGGCCACCCGCCCTGACGAGTCGCTGGCCCGGGTCCCCGGGCCGTGGACGCACCGCTCGGTGCACGCGGGCAACGGCATGTTCCACATCGCCGAGGCGGGTGAGGGGCCGCTGGTGCTGCTGCTGCACGGCTTCCCGCAGTTCTGGTGGACCTGGCGGGGCCAGCTCGTGTCGCTGGCCGAGGCGGGGTACCACGCGGTCGCCGTGGACCTGCGCGGGTACGGCGCCAGCGACAAGCCGCCGCGGGGGTACGACCTGCCGAGCCTCGCGGGCAGCATGGCGGGGCTGGTCCGCGCGCTCGGCGAGACCTGCGCGGTCGTCGTCGGGCACGACTGGGGCGGGCTGGTCGCCTGGACGATGGC includes these proteins:
- a CDS encoding phage holin family protein: MAAPPEEESLGALVAQATNHISTLVRAEIELAKSELKFDAKRVGTAAGLFGVAAFMLHLCLILASFAIAYGLVQLGMMRWLAFTIVTAFYLIVALLLGYVGYRRLKGLTGMKRTARSLKNLREVVDLEDGSAAPNGHRAEPYGAGTVGHHRVPVGTETGSPDPGHTSPRP